The Chiloscyllium punctatum isolate Juve2018m chromosome 2, sChiPun1.3, whole genome shotgun sequence genome has a window encoding:
- the tomm5 gene encoding mitochondrial import receptor subunit TOM5 homolog has translation MFRMEALGPKMDPEELRKKMRADVLRSVRNFLIYVAVLRATPFILSKLDSI, from the exons ATGTTCAGGATGGAGGCGCTCGGCCCGAAGATGGACCCGGAGGAGCTGCGCAAGAAGATGAGGGCGGACGTACTCCGCTCGGTCCGCAACTTCCTCATCTACGTGGCCGTCCTGCGGGCGA ctccgtTTATCCTAAGTAAACTGGATAGTATATGA